The genomic interval AACGCAGCGCAGCCCAGGTGCGCAGCGGCGGCATTTCGGGGAGGTTGGTTGACATCACGCCCGCCTCGGGTTTGCGGTCGTTCATTCCCCTTGAATACGAACCTCCACCAGTCTTAGAGAATCCAACAGGCAGGCCGAGGGCATAGCTCAGTTCGCCTCCGTAAATGCGTGCATCGACGTTCGTGTAGGACCGTGCTGTTGCGGGACCCATAGCCATCGATAATCGCGGTTGGTTGTTCACCAGAATGTAGTCACTGACATTCGAATAAAACAGCGTGGGCTTCACATAAGAAGAGCCGTGATGGAAAACCAGACCCACTGTTCGCTCGGTGTTGCGGACGATCGGCAGGTTCGGGTTGCCGACGTTCACACTGTTCATCAAGGCACGGTTGATATACCGCTCCTCAGCGTCGGGTACGCGGCCCGTGGTGCCAATCCCGGCGAACAGTTCAACGTGTTTCGGCAACGTGTACGCCAAGTGGAGGTTGCCGGAGGCGTAATTGTCGGCCGTGCTGGTGCTGCGGGTGCCCTGGTAAGTGAAGTAGGCATTGGTGTTCAGATTCGCCGTATTCGCCCCCATGGAGTCGTGGTCGAAACGTAAGCCACCACTGAGCTTCAGACGGTCGGTAATCGCGTGGTGATAATCGGCGAAAACGCCAAGCGCGGTGGTCCCCACGTCGGGCAGCGACAGCTTGGCCGAGAGCATGCCCGCCATCCTCATGTAGCCCATCATGTTCCAATTGCGGTAGTAGCTCTCAAAGCCGAAAGTAAAATCTTTTCCCGCGTCCGCTTCAATGCGTCCTCCAATCGCCCGCGAGTAAGCATTGGCGGCCATCATCCAGGAGCCCGGGCACGGCGCAGGCATGGGCAGAGAGCAAGGGGATGAATGATTTTCCGTTCAGCCCGATCTTTGCCATGCCGCGATCCGCAATCACAGCAGCGCGCGCCAGATAGCCGGAGTCCTCCAGGATTCCGATGGCCAGAAACAGAAACATAATCTGTGGCAGGAACACGAGCACCGCCGCCGTCCCATTCCATGCGCCATCGAACAGAATGGACTTCATCATCCCATCCGGGAACGCGGCCGCCGCGAGTCCACCTAAGTAATGCAGAACGCGCTGCAGAAGCCCCGACAATGGCTGTCCGACAAGGAAGATCGATTGAAAGAGCGTGAAAATGGTGAGCAAGAAAAGAACCGGTCCCCAGACGCGGTGCAGCAGCACGCTATCTAGACGTCGAGTCCAGCGCGAAGGCAGAGGGCGTCGGTATCCAGCGGACTCGCCGACTCGCCCAGCCCAGCGCTGACACGCCGGAATGTCCTGCAAAATCGGCAAACTGAGCGGTGCCGGAGCGGCGGCTGGAGAGGACAGAAACCGCAGAATCGCGGTCATGCCCTCACCGGTCGCCGCACTTGCCAACACGACCGGTGTGCCAAGTTCTTTCGCCAATGCCAAGGGATCGACATGGCCGCCCTGCGAGCGAAGAGAATCCGCCATGTTCAGAATCACCAATGTGGGCAGACCGAGGCCAATAATGTGGGCAGCCAAGGAGAGCTGGCGTCCGAGGTTGGTGGCGTCCAACTCCAGCAGAACGCTGTCGGGTTCTGGTACACCGGGAAAACGGCCGTGCAGCACCTCAATCGTGGTGCGGGTATCCTCCGAACGGGGCGAGAGGCTGTATACGCCAGGTAGATCAATGAGTGTGAGTTTTTCGCCGGAGTCTGTCGTCACATACCCACGGTGCTGCTCAACTGTTACGCCCGGGTAGTTGGCGACCTTCTGGCGCAGGCCCGTCAGACGATTGAAAAGCGTCGTCTTGCCCGAGTTGGGCGCGCCAACCAGGGCCACCACGCGGGACGGTGCCGCTGTTGTCTCGGGCACGGCATGTGGCCCGGAGTGCACCGACACCGTCATGCGTCATTCCTCTTCTTGTTTCCCCGCAATTCTCACCTCGATCTGGTAAGCCGCCTCGCGCCGTAACGCCACCAAGCTTCCTTCCAACCGATAGACACGAGGATCTCCGCCCAGTCCGCTGTATGCAGGCGTCACATGCGCCCCGGGAATGAATCCCAAGTCCATCAGCTCCGCGGCGGACGCGTTCACAACGGCAATTACACCGGAACTGCCGGTAAGTATCCTCCGGCAGAGCCGGAGGCTTTACGGGTCGCGGGCCCCTCAAAGGGGCCTGATCGCGACCCAAAGTCAAAACCGCTCGCTCCAGGCAGTACGGGTGAAAGCTGTGCGCTTGCAAAACCGCCACGCACATCCCGGAACTGTCAAACTTTGGGAGCCTCCCCGGCAGAGCCGGGGGAACTCCTAGTTGCATTAGGGAGATCGGCGAGAGGTATGAGAGTGGTATTCACGGCCCTGACCGAGGCGCCTCGCATCGAAGCGGAAATCCAGCGAGAGCGCGGGTTCAGGATAGCGCTCGCGCATCACGCACCGTCAGTACGATGGTCACATGGCCATGTGATCGCTTGCGGGCTCCTGCGGTGAAAACGGGAGACCGTGCGTCATGCCGAATCGCTGTCTGAATCGCCGATACTGAATTCCCAAGCACAAAATTCGCCGTCGGCGGCATCTGGCGGACAGCGCAAGCAGGTTGTCCGGATGCGAGGATCAACAGTGCGCGCAAACGTATGGAATTCGACCATGCCGACTGTCTTGCACGGAAAATCGGGCAGACCTTTACGACGGCGCGTCTCCTGGACGCGGCACACGTCCATGTAAAAACGCAACCGGCTTCTGTCCCCTGACCACTCAATGTGTTGGGCGTTGATTACGCTGTACATTCGGAGTCCAAGGGCCTTCTCTAGGGCCGACAGCCCGCCGCCGGTCGCGATCTGAAAGGCGTCCATGATGCGGCGAGCCTCGGCGGCTGCGAACCGCTTCCAGGCACCTGCGTCGAGTTGGATGGCCGCTTCTATGCCAAGCCGTTCCTCGGCGGCCAGGAACCAGGAACCGTCATGTGCCAGCCAATTCTTCGCGAACATGACCAATGCGCGCATGAGTTCTTCACGGTCCATCAGCTCAAAAGGACTTGGTGTACACATCGTCAGTGCGCCTCATATTTGATTCAGGGTATCTGTAGCTGACCATCGTGCGGGCTTGCCACTTGCGCCAGCTCGATCGATGGCTCCAGCACAATCTCCGACTGAATCGAGCGCGAGATCAGGCAGGATTGAGGTTTTCCCACCCATGTCGCCCCGGGGTTGGCGCAACAGGGTAAGGCATTGCTGTCATGCGTTCCTCCCTGGCGGCGGGCAACTTCAGGATTTAGAGGCCTATCTGCCCGGCGTCCGCTGCATGGCGGCTCGTAGCCTATACCCGGTCAGATAGGCCGCGTCGGCCTTCTCCGTCATGCCCTTGGCCTGATACGCATTGGCCAGCCAGATCCACGCCTCGGCATCGCGCGGCGCCAGTTTCGTCTCGCGGGTGAACGCCTCCACCGCATCGTCGTAGCGTTTCAGGTTCATCGCAGCCAGCCCAAAGTTGAACCATGTCACCCGCTGGTTAGGCGCCAGCGATGTCGCGTTGCGGAAACTGGCCAGCGCGGCCTCGCGGTCGCCGAGTTCTGCCTGCACGAAGCCCAGCTTCAACTGTACATCAGCATCCTTCGGACTCAGTTGCGCCAGTCTCTGGTAGGTCGCCCTCGCCGACTCGTAACGCTTGCTGCGCAGGTAGAGTAATCCCAGTTGCTTCCACGCTACTGGATTGTCCGGCTGCAACTGCGCTGCACGCTGGAACGCGCCTTCCGCCTTGTCCGCCTCGCGATTGTGCGCGTACACCGTCCCCATCAGCGCCCACGCCGCGGCGTACTTCGGGCGCGCCTTTAGCACCTGGTTCAACTCGCGCATGGCAGCCGCGTTGTCACCGTTGCGCAAGTCCTGCTCCGCCTTGTCCAGCCGCACTACCGGCATGTGAACGTAGCGCACACCAAGGATGGCAACCAGCAGCAGCGCGGCAAAGGCGGGGAAGAGCATCGGCCTGCTGGCTGACGATCTCGGCGCCGGCCGCGGAAAATCCTTGCTCAACGCCGCTCCCAACAGGAGTCCTGAAACCAGCCCGCCGACGTGTGCGGCATTATCAATGCCGCCCTTGAAAAATCCATAGACAAGACTATAGCCGGCGAACACGATGAGACTGATCAGGCCCCATCGCAGTGCGGAGCGTGGGGTCGGAAGATGGGCCAAGTAGAGGGTTGCAATCAACGCGCCGGCAAGCCCGAAGATTGCGCCCGAGGCCCCCGCCCCCACCACCAGCGGATTCCGCCCTATGCTTACGACGCTCGCCGCCACTCCGGAAACCAGGTACAACGCCAGGAACGTCTTGGGGCCGTAAAGATATTCCGCGAGCATCCCCAGGTTCCATAGCGCCCACATGTTCAGCGCCAGGTGCGTGATGCCGATGTGCACGAACATCGCCGTCAGCAGACGCCACCACTGGCCCTGCAGCGTGAGCGAGCCGGAATTGGCGCCCCAACGAAGAAGCTGATCGGAGGTGGGCTGGGTCAGCGACACACCCTTCACTACCATCGCAATGAAGAGGAAAACGTTGATCCCCACCAGCAGCAGCGTGATCGGGACCGGCATGCGCGGGGTGAGAACAGGTCCGGCAGTACTCGGTTCCGCCGAAGGAGGTGCAATGGCGGCGCATTCTGGGCAGATGCTTGCTGCAGCGGCGCGAGACGGCTCCAGTTCCCGTCCGCATTGTGCGCAAACCGTCATTCGTGAAGGTGGGCCGGAGTCAAAGCTAACACAGGAGAGAAACTCGGGCGTGAACCAAGCGGGAACGACCATTGACGAATTGAAGAATTCACGAATTGTTCCGGCTCAGCGATGCAATACGAAAAATCGTAAATTCTTCAGTTCGCCAATTATTCCGGCTCCGTCATCCGCACGGTCAGCACCGGACACGGCGACTCGCCCACCACCTCGTACGCGGTCGCCCACTTCAGCCGGCGCACGAACCCTACCGGCTGCCGCACTCCCAGCACGATCAGCCCGGCCTTGCGCTGCTTGGCGGCTTGCAGGATGCGCTCCGCCGCCACCCCGAATTCCACAATCGTCTCTGGCGACGCCGCCAGTTGCGTGCCCGGCGGGATCAACGATCGCAGCCGCTGGTGAGCTTGCTGCGCAATCTGCTGCTGCTCCTGCTCCGGCACGGACGTTTCCTTGCTCACGTGCATGAGCAGCAACTGCGATCCCTGGTGCTGCGCCAGCGACAGCGCATAGCCTCCGGCCTTCAGCGAGTGCGCGCTGAACCCAGTGCAAAACAGGATGGGCTGGTCCGGCGTGCGCTCGCTGACGTGCCGCGCCCGCGGACCCACCATCAGCACCGGACAGGTCGCCTGACGAAAAATCGTCTCCGCCACCGAACCCAGGAGGAGCTTCCCCACGCGCCCTCTGGCGTGCGTTCCGATCACCAGAAGGCTGATGGACAGCTCTTCGATTCGCCGCGACAGCACTTCCCACACGTCGCCCTGCTCCACCAGCACCTGGTGATCCACGCCTTCCAGATGTCCGGCGATCAGCAAGTTGGTCATGTGGCGCTGCGCGGTGCGCCACGCATCTTCCAGCGCGCGCTGACGGGCATCGGGAGCCAGAAAATTGAACGGCTCGGGGGCCACCACGTGCATGAGGTAGATCTTGGAACCGTACCAGCGCGCAATCGCCAGCGAGTAAAGCAGGGCCGCCTCCGACACGGGATCGAAGTCGGTGGCCAGCATGATTCGCTGCATGGCAATGGGGGTGGAAGCGTCCAGGGTGGGCACGGCGGCAGGGAGATGGAGCGGCTTATCGGCCATGAGCGTCGCCCGCGAAGCCCTTAACCATAACACCGCAACTGAAGCCACTCAAGTGCGCCGCGCCGGTGCTGCTGGCCTGAATATGCCAGACGGGGGATGTCCCCCCGGCACGGCTGCAATCAGTACTGACTAACGTGCTCTTCGAGCCAAGCCGCGTGGGCGATTCGAAAGAGTCCACCAACAGCTCGGCGCGATCCAGTCGGCCGCGCCCTCTTCATTTGTACCGCGACACGGCTCGGGGTCGCCGACGACGAAAAACCTCATGCCGATTCCAGTTGCTCGTGGTTGGGCGGAGCGGCGATACCCAAGAAGACCAGAACTGCGCGATTCAGCCGCACCGTGTCCTCGTCAGCAAGCCTGCCGACACGCGCGCCGATCTTCGCCTTCGGAACGGTCGTGATCTTATCTACCATCAAGCGGCAGGCAGTACGCAGGCCGTTGTCCTCGCTGGGTTCGATAGGCAGCCGAAACAGAGGAGCATCAGTTGGGTCGGTAGTGAATGCGCACACTGTGACCGAATCCGTCATGTCGAAACGGTCGTCTTGAAGAATCACAACGGGACGGGGCTTGCCCGCGTAGTCCTTACCACCTGCAACAGTGCAAATCTCGCCGCGCTTCACATCCCGCCCCAATCGGAGACAGCATCGATAAAGTCCTGATCCTTCTTGGCGCGAGGACTCTTGGCGACCGCGAGGGACTGCCGGTGTGCCTCGGTCACAAAAGCAGGCGACCGCATGTCAGGTACCCAAATCTGGATCGGCCGCAAGCCCAGTTGGCGCAGCCGCTTGCGATGCGCTCTGACCTTATCTCGAGACGACTTGGATGGAGTCCGTGCTCTCAATTCCCACCTCAACGATAGGTTACATGTAACCTATCACAACTTCCTGTCGACATCCAGTCGTGCCCTGGCCCGTACCCCTGAAGCGTCTGACCGGGAAGTCCGGACCACCCGGTGGAACCCGCCCCTGCCACCCGCCGCTTCGGCGGGTGGCCGTCTTGCCGCTAGGCTCGCTGTGGTGTTCACTCGACTGGTGTTGGACCTGCCGGAACGAAAAATCGTGCCGCAGGTGCCCTCAATCCGCGGCGGCGACCTGGTATTGCTCCAGCTTGCCGTCGGGCATTTCGAAGGTCCAGGCGCGCAGCGCCTTGTCGGCGAATTTCACCTGGTAAACGCGCAGCATCATGCCGCCGCGCAGCGATTGGTTGGTCTGGGTGAATTCCTTGGGCGCGCCCAGCGGGCCGAGGCTGGAGGCAAAGTCCTTCAGCGCCTGCTCGCTGAAGTAGCTGTTGGCATTGTCGGTAAAGAGCGCGCGATTGATGGTCCCCTTCTGCAGCCCGGCAAAGATCTGTTGCGCCTGCTCCAGCTTGCGGGCAGTGTCGGCGTCCTGAAGCGCGAGCGTGGCCAGCTTCTTGGCAATGGTGCCGGATGCATTGGCCGCGTCCTGGTTGGTGAGCACGACGACGGCAACGCGATCGTCGGGAAAGACAGTGTTGGTGGCGGTGAAGCCGGAAACCTCGCCGCCGTGGGTGAGCGCGCGATGTCCGGACTCGGAACGCACGAAGACGCCCAGCCCGTACTGCGTGCCCAGGCCGTTGGCGAGCACGGTTTCGGTTTCGAACTGCTGGTACGACGCGGGGCTCATGATCTTGCGCTCGATGAGCGCGATGTCCCACCTGGCGAGATCCTCGGCGGTCATGGCGAGCTCGCCGGCGGCAAACATCCAGCCGGCGCCTTCGGCCGGCGCAACGCGCGCCGGGCCGAGTCCATAGCGCAGGTAGCCGGTGGGATCGGTCGGGGCAACGCCGTGCTGGTCGAAGTCAGCCACGCTGGTCATGTTCAGGGGCGTGAAGATGTGGTCGCGCAGGAATTGGAAGTAGGGCTTGCCGGTGACTTTCTCGATGATGGCGCCGGCGATGACGTAGCCGGTGTTGCTGTACTGCCAGCGCGTGCCGGGCTCGAAGTCGAGCGGCTTGCGCGCCCAGGTGTCCATGATCTGGGCGGCGGTGGTCGGCTTGAGCATCATCGGCATGACGTAGTCCTGCGGCCAGAAGTCCGAGTAGCCGGAAGTATGCGTGAGTACCTGGCGGATGGTGACGTCGCGGGCGCGGGTGAGGTTGGGGAGGAACTTGCCGACGGGATCGTCGAGCGAGAGCTTGCCTTGCTCCTGCAACAGAAGAAGCGCGACCGCGGTGAACTGCTTGCTGATGGAGCCGATGCTATAGCGCATGTCGGGACGCACGGGAGTGCGCGGCTCCAGGCGCGACTCGCCGTAGGTCTGGAGGTAAGCCATGCGGCCATCCTTGACTACCGCGATGGAAGCGCTGGGCACGCCGGTGTCGCGGAGAGTCTGGACGGCGGCGACGTCCATCTGGTAGCGGACATCGTTGGGAAACAGCGAGCGCGGCTGCTGGGCGTGGGCGGCGAGAGAGACGAGGAGGGTGAAAACGGCGATGCGTACGCGCATGGCGTGGCTCCGAAGAAACACGGCAGTGTAACAAAGTTGCGAGTTGGGAGCTGCGGGTTGGGAGCGAACCACAAAAGCGTAATTCGAAACTGCAATTCCAACAGCAACACTGAAACTGAAACCGAAACTAATGCGTTCCGGTAGGGCGTACGGGAGCGGCGTGGGAGGCAGGTTCGGCGGGAGGGCCGTGGCGGAGGCTGACGACGCGCCCGCTGGGGCCAAGGCGGTAGAGTTCGCCGCGCCAGGTGATAGTGCGTCCGGTGAAGCTGGCGAGCCAGAACAAAAATCCGAGCAGGTCACGGAGCGGGTAGTACCAGAGGAAGCGCCAGACTTCGGGATCGCGCGCCACGCCCCATCCGACGACTAAGGCCTGCAGCCAGCGGTTGACGATGCCCCAGGCAAGCAGCGCGAAGGCGAGCGTCCAGTGTCCCCAGACGGCGGCGACGAGGAAGCCGAGCAATGCGAACGGCGTGGCGAAGGTAAGGCCGTTGCCGATGTGACCGGCAGGACGCGAGGAGCGGGTGCAGCGCATCCAGCGGACCTGGCGGCTGATCATGGCGCGGTTGAGGGTGACGTGGTCGATGACGACGTGCGAGAGCAGGACGCGGTAGCCGGCGGCGTCCACCTGGCGTCCGATCTCGTAGTCTTCGGAGTGATAGTCGGCGAGCACGCCGAGGCCGCCGATCTGCGCCAGCACATCCTTGCGGGTGGCGGTGGTGGGGCCGAGAGCGAACTTCATGCCCTCGAGTAAGTCGGCAACCAGCACGCCGGAAGCGAATTCCACGGAGAAGCCGGCGGCTTCCAGGCGCGACCAAACGCCTCCGCTGGGCCGGCCGCGATACATGCAGGTGACCAGCCCGACGCGCGGGTCACGCAGGGGAGCGATGATGCTGCGCAGGTAGTTGCGGGGAACGCGCACGTCGCTGTCGCCCATGACGATGTAGTCGTGCCGGGCGGCGGCCAGCATCTTGTGTTCGGAGTACACGCGCGGGTTCGGCCAGGTGGGCTCGCCGGAGAAAATGCAGCGAGCCTTGACGTTGGGATAGCGATCGCGAAGCTGGTTGATCACGGCGATCGCGGGATCGTCGGGCGTGCGCGCGCCAAAGATCAGCTCGAAGGTGGGGTAGTCCTGCCGGAAAAAGCTTTCCAGATTTTCCGCCAGCATGGGTTCCAGGCCGCAGACGGGCTTGAGCACGCTGACCGGAGGAAAGTCGGTATCGCTGAACGCGGCGGCTGCAGCGGCGGCACTGCGCGCGCGCCTGCGGAAACGGCGCGCCGCCACCATCACCAGCAGGAGAAAGCCGGTCGAACTAACCAGCCCCAATAGCGCGACCAACAGCAGAAACTGAGGCATCGATGTCTATCCTAAGCCCATGCAAACCCGGCAGCAACGAAAAGGATTCTGAGAGTAACGGGGAAATTGTAAAGTTTTGTATGCACGCGAGGTTTCATGACCCGTTCAGTTTGGTGCGGCTGCTTGTTCGTTCGCTTGAACAGGGCGGACGATTTTGTTGTAGATCCACAATAGCATGGCGGTCGCGAGGCCGACGGCGGTCACGGCAAACCAGAAACGGTTGGGCTGGTGCGTGACTTCGCCGTAGTGGTGGGCGAGGCGTCCACCAAACCATCCGCCGATGAGTGACCCGATCCCGATGGGCAGGAAGGCGAAGCCCATATAGGTGCCTTGCTGGCCGGGCGGGGCAAGGCGGGAGATGTACTCGTAATAGCGCGGCGACTGGATGATCTCGCCCAGCGCGAGCACAAACAACGACAGCACCGCGCCCCACACGGTCGGGCGAAGGGCTAGGATCACCCAGGCCAGCGATGTGATCACCGTACCCACGATGACGGCATGGAACGCGGGAATTTTGCGCGTCGCGTAATTCACCGCCAGGGTGAGTGCGATGACGGTGAGGCCGTCGGTGATCAGGATCAGTTCGACATCGGCGTTGGCGTTGATGTAGCGGTGGATGTATCCCGGCAAGCTGATGTACTGCTGCCAGAAAACCACCCAGTATCCGGTGAACAGCACCAGGAACCACATGAAGCGGCTGATGCCGGCCAGCACCAGCACCAGCAGCGCGGTCCAGAGCCACCAGGGAATGGTGACACCCCACGGCAGGAAGAGTGAAAGAACGCCGAGGAGCAGGGCGACAAGCAATGCCGGCAAAACCAGCTTGTAGTTACCGAGGACGACGCAGAAATTGCCCGCGACTTCGGCAATGGAGGGTGGTGGCGCGTCGCCGGCTTTTCGTGGCTCGCGGAAAAAGATCAGCACGACGAAGAACATGGCGAAGACGCTGAGGGCGGCAACGCGATAGACGTTTTCCACGCCAAGGTGACGATGCGCCCAGGATGCGACATAGGGGCCGGCGGCGCCGCCGATATTCACCATCGTGTAGTAAATCGAGTAGCCGATGGAGCGCACGTTGTCCTTCGACGCGCGCGCCGTAGTACCGACCACACAGGGCTTCACCAGCGAGACGCCCAGCGCGGGAAGAATCAGGATGAAGCCGACGAACAGGCCGAGGGGCACGGCGTCACGCGCCGGCGCCAGCCAGGGCGCACCGATGGAGCCGATCAGGAAATATGCAGTCGCCAGAATAAAGTAGGCGATGGAGAGGGCGCGGCGGAATCCGAGGCGGTCGGCGGTAGCGCCGCCGAAGATGGCGAGAAACCAGACCATGCCGCCGAAAATGCCGGTGAGCGTGCCGGTCTGCTGGGTCGAAAAATTGAGTTTCTCCTGCAGGTAGAGGGCGAGCGAGGAGAAGGCGCCGTAGTAGGAAAGGCGCTCGAAAATTTCGGTGATGTTGGCGACCCAGAAGGGGCGCTCGAAGCCGGTGCGAATCTCGCGCAGGCGCTGCGCAAAGCTCAAGGGTGCTACCTCAGTTGCGAGTTGTGAGTTGTGAGTTGCGAGCCAAAGCGGCTGCTCGCAACCGTGACTCACGACTAAAGTGTTTACCTCAGGGGCTAAAGTGTATGCCTGAGAACTTCAATCGTGCCTACGGCACTGAGAAATCCTTCCCACTATGCCCCGCCACTGAAGTGGCGGGCTATTCTCAATCGCCCCGCTGGGGCTGCGATGTCGCGGTTACGTGCCACCGGCAGTCATGCGAGACCAGTTCTCACGCAGACACTAAAGCCCAATTTTTCTTGAGGCTGAAACGGCACGGCCCAAGCCTCTGCCCTTCCGAAGATTCTGAAATCAGTTTCACGCACTTGCCGGCAAAGCGCGGCGCAAGCGCGCTCCAACCTCGGCGGCGCTCACCCCGGCAATGCGAATCAGTTTATTACGACTGGATTGGCCCGCGGCTATGGTAATCGAGGAACGCGGCAGCTTCAAAAGATCGGCGAGAAATTCGATGCAGGCGTCGTTGGCGCGGCCCTCGACCGGCAGCGCAGTGAGGGAGATTTTGAGGGCGTCGCCGAGCGAGCCGGTGATGGCGTTCTTCTTGGCGCGCGGGTGGAGGCGGACAGCGAAGGTGGCACCGTGCGGGGTGTCGCTAATTTTCAACATTCCAGTTCACCACGGAGGCACGGAGAAAGCGAACAATCAATCCGGTCGCGGGGACGATGCCGAGTCTCTCATTTTCAACCGTCCTACCGGACTGACTGAGATTTGGGATCCACGTACCCAGCGATGAATCGCTGGGCTGCCATCAAGCGTCCTTGCGGGACGCGCGATCAAGTTGAGATAGCTACAAGTTACTGACTTAACCAAATTCCTAAATCCCTTCATGGACTCCGTGTCTCGGTGGTTATTTGGTAGTTCGTTCGCCAAAGATCGCGGTGCCTAGGCGGACGCAGGTGGAGCCTTCTTCGATGGCGACTCCGAAGTCGTGCGACATGCCCATGGAGAGCGTATCGAGGCGGATGGCGGGAAGATTGCGGCGGGCAATGTTGTCGCGGATTTCGCGCAGGCGGCGGAAGTAGGGGCGCGCGGCTTGGGGATCCTGAGAGAAGGGTGGAATCGTCATCAAGCCATGGAAAACGAGGTGTGTTAGGCACGGCACGGCTTCGAGCAATGCTCCGAATTCCTGCGATACGGGCGCGACACCGCTCTTCGACTCTTCTCCGCCGAGGTTGAGCTCGATCAGCACGGGAACGCTCTTGCCGAGTTTTTCGGCGGCGGCGTTGAGTTTTTCCGCCAGCTTCAGCGAATCCACCGAATCTACGGCGGAGAAAACTTCAACTGCTTTGGCGGCCTTGTTGGTTTGCAGGTGGCCGATCATGTGGAAGTCGGCGTCGGTGACATCGCGCAGCGCATCGACCTTACCGGCGAATTCCTGGACGCGGTTTTCGCCGAAGAGGCGCTGGCCGGCGTCGTAGGCGGCGCGGATGGCGTCGGGACCGAAAGTCTTGGTGACCGCCATGAGCGCGATGTCGCCGGGCGAACGCGAGGCACGGCGGGCGGCGGCGGCGATGCGCTCGCGGACCTCAGCGAGATTTTCGGCGATGGACATACGGAACGAAAAACACAGAGACGCAGAGGCACAAAGGCACAGGGCACAGAGGCCACAGAGAATAGCAGATCGAAAAAGCCTCTGTGTCTCTGTGGTTCTATGTTCGTCAGTTCTACATAATTGCCGTGGGCGGCGCGGGCTCGTCGGGGCTGCCGGCGTTGGCCAGCGGCAGCTTGATCATGACCGCGACCAGGATTGCCAGGCCGATCAAGCCGCTGATCCAGGCATTGCCGATCTTGATGTCGGGCATATTGTGACCGGTACCGACGATAGCGGCGATCACCAGCCCACAAAGCGCTTCGCCGGCGATCAGGCCGGAGGCGGTAAGTACACCGGCGTTTTCGACGCGCGCTTTCTGCGCGTCATTGAGGCCGCGGCGGTCACGCATGCCGTCGGTGATCCAGCGAATGACGCCGCCGACGAAAATGGCGAACGTGGTCTGCAGCGGCAGATACATGCCCACGGCA from Terriglobia bacterium carries:
- the hpnI gene encoding bacteriohopanetetrol glucosamine biosynthesis glycosyltransferase HpnI gives rise to the protein MPQFLLLVALLGLVSSTGFLLLVMVAARRFRRRARSAAAAAAAFSDTDFPPVSVLKPVCGLEPMLAENLESFFRQDYPTFELIFGARTPDDPAIAVINQLRDRYPNVKARCIFSGEPTWPNPRVYSEHKMLAAARHDYIVMGDSDVRVPRNYLRSIIAPLRDPRVGLVTCMYRGRPSGGVWSRLEAAGFSVEFASGVLVADLLEGMKFALGPTTATRKDVLAQIGGLGVLADYHSEDYEIGRQVDAAGYRVLLSHVVIDHVTLNRAMISRQVRWMRCTRSSRPAGHIGNGLTFATPFALLGFLVAAVWGHWTLAFALLAWGIVNRWLQALVVGWGVARDPEVWRFLWYYPLRDLLGFLFWLASFTGRTITWRGELYRLGPSGRVVSLRHGPPAEPASHAAPVRPTGTH
- a CDS encoding MFS transporter; this encodes MSFAQRLREIRTGFERPFWVANITEIFERLSYYGAFSSLALYLQEKLNFSTQQTGTLTGIFGGMVWFLAIFGGATADRLGFRRALSIAYFILATAYFLIGSIGAPWLAPARDAVPLGLFVGFILILPALGVSLVKPCVVGTTARASKDNVRSIGYSIYYTMVNIGGAAGPYVASWAHRHLGVENVYRVAALSVFAMFFVVLIFFREPRKAGDAPPPSIAEVAGNFCVVLGNYKLVLPALLVALLLGVLSLFLPWGVTIPWWLWTALLVLVLAGISRFMWFLVLFTGYWVVFWQQYISLPGYIHRYINANADVELILITDGLTVIALTLAVNYATRKIPAFHAVIVGTVITSLAWVILALRPTVWGAVLSLFVLALGEIIQSPRYYEYISRLAPPGQQGTYMGFAFLPIGIGSLIGGWFGGRLAHHYGEVTHQPNRFWFAVTAVGLATAMLLWIYNKIVRPVQANEQAAAPN
- a CDS encoding DUF167 domain-containing protein, which translates into the protein MLKISDTPHGATFAVRLHPRAKKNAITGSLGDALKISLTALPVEGRANDACIEFLADLLKLPRSSITIAAGQSSRNKLIRIAGVSAAEVGARLRRALPASA
- a CDS encoding YggS family pyridoxal phosphate-dependent enzyme, with protein sequence MSIAENLAEVRERIAAAARRASRSPGDIALMAVTKTFGPDAIRAAYDAGQRLFGENRVQEFAGKVDALRDVTDADFHMIGHLQTNKAAKAVEVFSAVDSVDSLKLAEKLNAAAEKLGKSVPVLIELNLGGEESKSGVAPVSQEFGALLEAVPCLTHLVFHGLMTIPPFSQDPQAARPYFRRLREIRDNIARRNLPAIRLDTLSMGMSHDFGVAIEEGSTCVRLGTAIFGERTTK